Proteins encoded by one window of candidate division TA06 bacterium B3_TA06:
- a CDS encoding adenosylhomocysteinase, protein MKYDVKDLSLAPKGKLRIEWAGRFMPVLKLISERFAKEKPLKGTRLAACLHVTTETANLMFTLKAGGAKLRLCASNPLSTQDDVAASLVKDYGIEVFAIRGVNNRDYYRHINSALDIKPHITMDDGADLVSTLHSKRRKLLAGVKGGTEETTTGVIRLRAMAKDGALAYPVIAVNDSETKYLFDNRYGTGQSTLDGIIRATNFLIAGSTVVIAGYGWCGKGVAMRAKGLGAKVIVTEVNPVKALEAEMDGFRVMPMIKAAPLGDLFVTLTGDIDVIHAEIFERMKDGAIVCNSGHFDVEISKKDLAALTVKKREIRKEVVEHTLKNGKKVFFLSEGRLINLSAAEGHPAMVMDMSFANQSLAAEYILKHGAELERKVYNLPARLDSQIAFLKLRSMGVKIDMLTPAQRRYLASWQEGT, encoded by the coding sequence ATGAAGTACGATGTTAAAGATTTATCCCTTGCCCCCAAGGGGAAGCTGCGGATCGAGTGGGCAGGGCGGTTCATGCCCGTACTTAAGCTGATCAGCGAGCGCTTTGCAAAGGAAAAGCCCTTAAAAGGGACGCGGCTTGCCGCGTGTCTGCACGTTACAACCGAGACCGCAAACTTGATGTTTACCCTGAAGGCGGGCGGTGCAAAACTCAGGCTCTGTGCGTCCAATCCCCTTTCCACCCAGGACGACGTGGCAGCATCGTTGGTCAAAGACTACGGAATCGAGGTGTTCGCCATCCGTGGGGTCAACAACCGAGACTACTATCGCCATATCAACTCAGCATTGGATATCAAACCCCACATCACCATGGACGACGGCGCTGATCTGGTCTCAACCCTGCACTCAAAACGCCGCAAACTCCTTGCGGGTGTCAAAGGCGGGACCGAGGAGACCACCACAGGCGTTATCCGGCTACGCGCCATGGCCAAGGACGGTGCGCTGGCGTATCCGGTGATCGCGGTGAACGACTCGGAGACCAAGTATCTCTTCGATAACCGCTACGGCACAGGCCAGTCAACACTCGACGGCATCATTCGCGCCACCAACTTCCTTATCGCGGGTTCCACCGTGGTCATCGCCGGCTACGGCTGGTGCGGCAAGGGCGTTGCCATGCGCGCAAAAGGTCTCGGTGCCAAGGTGATCGTTACCGAGGTGAATCCGGTAAAGGCGCTTGAGGCGGAGATGGACGGCTTCAGGGTGATGCCCATGATTAAGGCAGCTCCTCTGGGTGATCTCTTCGTTACCCTAACCGGAGACATAGACGTGATCCACGCTGAGATTTTCGAGCGCATGAAGGACGGCGCCATCGTCTGCAACTCCGGCCACTTCGACGTGGAGATCTCAAAGAAAGACCTTGCAGCACTTACCGTAAAGAAGCGCGAGATCCGCAAGGAGGTGGTTGAGCATACCTTAAAGAACGGGAAGAAGGTCTTCTTCCTATCTGAGGGTCGGTTGATCAATCTCTCCGCAGCCGAGGGCCATCCGGCCATGGTTATGGACATGAGCTTTGCAAACCAGTCGCTGGCCGCAGAGTACATCCTCAAGCATGGGGCAGAACTCGAACGCAAGGTCTACAACCTGCCTGCCAGGCTGGATTCCCAAATCGCTTTCCTCAAGCTTAGGTCCATGGGTGTAAAGATCGACATGCTCACACCTGCGCAGCGTCGCTATCTGGCAAGCTGGCAGGAAGGGACTTAA
- a CDS encoding osmotically inducible protein OsmC, with protein sequence MAEVAKTRVVVERLKGLTVAAKANSGHWTVIDTKASVGGNEGAPSPTELLLMSLGGCTAMDVLSILKKMDQPVEDFRIELEGERSPEHPKVYTRIRMICIVKGDVEPAKLERAIELSQERYCSVSVMLRKIVRIEASYRIEPADM encoded by the coding sequence ATGGCCGAAGTTGCCAAGACCCGTGTGGTTGTTGAACGACTTAAAGGGCTGACTGTTGCCGCTAAGGCAAACTCAGGTCATTGGACGGTGATAGACACCAAAGCAAGCGTCGGCGGCAACGAGGGTGCTCCCTCTCCTACGGAGCTTTTGTTGATGTCCTTGGGCGGGTGCACCGCGATGGACGTCCTATCCATCCTTAAAAAGATGGACCAGCCTGTAGAGGACTTCCGTATCGAACTCGAGGGAGAGCGTTCGCCTGAGCATCCCAAGGTCTACACCAGGATCAGAATGATCTGTATTGTCAAGGGTGATGTGGAGCCAGCCAAACTTGAGCGTGCGATTGAGCTTTCACAGGAGCGCTACTGTTCGGTCTCGGTCATGCTAAGGAAGATTGTTCGAATCGAGGCATCTTACCGTATCGAGCCCGCCGACATGTGA